The genomic segment ccccccaaaaaaattccactgcttttcagccctgccacaaaaggaccagctgacatcatgtcagggattctctcgttaacacaggtgtgagtgttgacgaggacaaggctggagatcactctgtcatgctgattgagtttgaataaccgactggaagcttcaaaaggagggtggtgcttggaatcattgttcttccactgtcaaccatggttacctgcaaggaaacacttgccgtcatcattgctttgcacaaaaaggtctTTACACTTTATAGGCAAGgacattgctgccagtaagattgcacctaaatcaaccatttatcggatcatcaagaacttcaaggagagcggttcaattgttgtgaagaaggattcagggtgcccaagaaagtccagcaagtgccacgaccgtctcctaaagttgattcagctgcgggatcagagcaccaccagtacagagcttgctcaggaatggcagtaggcaggtgtgagtgcatctgcacgcacagtgagacaAATACTTTtgtaggatggcctggtgtcaagaagggcgaAGGGCagaaaagaagccacttctctacaggaaaaacatcagggacagactgatattctgcaaaagacTTCttaggactggggtaaagtaattttctctgatgaatcccctttccgattgtttggggcatccagaaaaaagttTGCCCAGAGAAGacgaggtgagcgctaccatcagtcctgtgtcatgtcaacagtaaagcatcctgagaccattcatgtgtggggttgcttctcagccaaggaagTGGGCTCACTCATAATTTTGccaaagaacacagccatgaataaagaatggtaccaacacatcctctgagagcaacttctcccaaccatccaggaacagtttggtgatgaacaatgccttttctagCATGACGGAGCACCATGCCATAAGAAAaaggtgataactaagtggcttggggaacaaaacattgatattttgggtccatggccaggaaactccccagaccttaatcccattgagaacttgtggtcaatcctcaagaggcgggtggacacacaaaaacccacaaattctgacaaactccaagcattgattaagCAAGAATGCTCTgctatcagtcaggatgtggcccagacgttaattgacagcatgccagggtggattgcagaggtcttgaaaaaggatcaacactgcaaatattgagtttttacatcaacttcatgtaattgtcaataaaagcctttgacacttataaatgcttgtaattatacttcattattccatagtaacatctgacaaaaatatctaaagacactgaggcagcagactttgtgaaaatgaatatttgtgtcattctctattttttgccacgactgtacacatTAAGTCCTACTCCTGGATTAATCTAAACCCTGTCTGTGAACAGGCCCATTCTGACCTGAACTGGCTAGGAAACTGAAAACTACATCTCCCATGTTGGAATCACAATTACAGGAAGTCACGTGATCGAATTATCTTGTTTCAAGGGCAACTTGTCGAAGTGGTTGCAAGAGCTACACGTGTAGTTAGGTAGCTACAGTTTAATTTCTTAAAGTTTTAATATTAGCTATTACAATTAGTTATGGACGGATTTGGTTCCGACTTTTCATCAGGTGCTGGGTCCGGTAAAATGGACACCGGGACAATCATGGAGCAAGTGAAGGTCCAGATTGCGGTGGCTAATGCGCAAGAGCTCTTGCAGGTAATTTGCTATGCTAGGTAACTAGACACCGGACAGCTAGTTGACTGGTTAACTAATTGTTGCGTAGCAAGTTGAAAAAGCTGATGTGAAAGCAATAAGTTACTACCACCTTACAACTAGTTAGTAAGCTACGAATACAATAGGCCTTATAGCTAcaagctggctaacgttagttagctaactagctaccttaGCCTGTCGAATGAATGAATGCTCGCTCTTTGTTAGCAAGCCATGTAAATATTTTATTCCATGTATATAGTTAATTACAAACGGCATATTTGGTCTGTAGGCCAGGCCTACTCTCAATGTAACGTTAGTTAAATTGCCTGTCAAGTCGTGGAGCCTGAGGTGAGTGGTGGTGGGTTAAATCTTATCTTTCTCCTTTGTTGTAGAGGATGACAGACAAATGCTTCAAGAAATGCATAGGCAAACCAGGAGGCACGTTAGATAACTCTGAACAGGTATGCCGGTTTATTTATTTGCAGATTATTATGACAGGATATGGATGTGAAGTGGTTGATTTGTGACCCCTAACTTGAGTCAGTGAATTGTCATTTGAGACATGTTTGAGGTATGTTTAGACATCATAAAATGCAAATATTATGCAGTGGTAATGCTGACTGATATTTTTGTTTATTGCAGAAATGCATCGCTATGTGCATGGATCGATATATGGATGCATGGAATACTGTGTCCCGTGCCTACAATtccagactacagagggaaagGGCTCGTATATGAACATTATCCTACTCTGTCAGCCACACCTTATCAAAGCCCAAACATATGGCAGGGAAGGTGTTAACTGTAGTGGCTGAGGCTGGCACGATGCCACACAAACTTCTGTGACAACACCTCACGTACAGGTTTGGTTTGCCGACCTTGTGAACAGCAGCCATACTTGTGGACATTCTCCTTTCACTAAAGGATAGTTTAACAAATGGATCTCTTCtataatgtttatttttattacaAGAGTCATGAATTCATTTTCATGAAAAAAGATTTTCTGCAATTATGTCACTTTTCAATCACTCTCTAAACTAGTCTACTCTCTGTAACCGTCCCCTTAAATTCAGTGCCAGGTACCCAATTCTTCAGTTTGTCACAGGCCATGgctatgtgtttgtgtgggtgaaaCAGTTCCCTGAAGAGGTTAGGTAAGGTTTATTTTACCACCACTTTCATCTGTAAACCTAGTTTCTCTCATGGGGAAGAATTGAGGAACACGTTtttgttttcataactgtgaaccCGGCCAAGCCAAAGAATCCTATATCAGAATACGTGTTGAGAACAAAACAGTATTGTCAAGACTTTCGTTCCAGTTGTCACTCTATCTGCCCACCACAGTAGTGGGTCTGTTTTAACAAGGTCTGCTGTGGTGCAGACTTTGTGTTGAACCCAGCTGGCTTTGTGTGCTTGGTTTGTCAGATTTCTGGGAACAGCTCCACTTCATTCAGCCCTTTGACTTGTGTAGAGAAGTAAAAAAAGAAATGGCCTGTGAATGCTGAATGGTGGGTGCTGCTCAGAGGACTGAGGTGTTTGTGACTGACTGGAATAGCCTTTTTCACTTGTCAGAAATAAATAAATCCAGATTAAATTTTGTCAAATTGCTGTTTTTGTCCTTTGAAAATGAATAAATGTTCTGTTGCTTGAGGAACCAGAGTGGCTATCATTTTTCATGTAGTGCCTGAACAGCTTCTAGAAGCTATGTAGATTTAGCCATGTAAAGATGCTTTCATGCAAGACTTCCTGACAAGAATCTGCTATAGCTGTGCACATAATTGTCAAACATTTTAGTTTTGGTTGGTCTATTGAACTTGCATCAAAATGGTGATTGGCTAAATAAGACAAATGACAGTTGGGTAAATGCCAATaaaatgaaatatatttttgGACCCACAAAGACTAAAATAAATACACTTCCCCATTTAATAATGTATTGTTGTAGTAAAATGTCCATGGACCAGTTATCCACATTTATTGTCCAAGATTAAACTTTCAGCTGGACTCTCCAGGCAGTTTACTGGTGGCATATCTTCCTTTACCAGTAACACACACATGCCAGTGGTGGCTGCAATGTAGAAAACCCATTTTGTGTCCTCAAGTATTGTATGATGTCTCTGTCAGTCTcaattccttctctcttccatagCCTCAGAAGTGCAGATAGTTGGATATCCATTCCCTGATGGCAGTGACCCGCATATAGACTCCTGGGAAAGCAGTCCGTCCGCAGCCATGTCCCCAGCTAGTTACCCCGGCAACAAACCACTGGCCAGAGAATTCACGACATGTCAAGGGGCCACCAGAATCTCCCTGCGTTTCAGAAACGGAGACCTCGGTTGACAACTTTGTTAGAGAATTGAAAATACAAGGCAATAAGTACATCCCAAATGTGCATTGGTCCTGGGAAGATGGCTTTAGCGCATAAGAACAAAAATAAGTCACCTGATTTAAATGTTTGTCACCATAAATGTACTTTTGAGAACTGACTGCGTGTGgcattatttttgttattttgctgagtagagtgctaTTTGGCTAGCTAGACGCTGGATGCCTGAACCCAGGAATGCAAATCAGCTGACTTGGTTGCATAAGCAGCTTAAGAGGAGACTGACTGCAGTTTTAAGGAGAAAAAATGTAAAGATAAGCATCACTTAAGTACAGCAGTGTCTTAGGATAAACAACCACTTGAAAGAGTACAGAAACATTTTACCTGGAGTTGAAATGTTTTAAAAGACTTCAGTTGCATCTAACATGGAGATAGTGTGCACTGCACTTCATGTCATTTGAGCTCTTACCAGGCATGTGTCTTTGCCCCCCTCCATGTAGCCGGCACACATCATGCTTGGGGTGAGGCTGTTGCCGTATGCCTGCTGGCAGTCTGACTGCTCAATGATGTTCACATCAGCTTTCTGGAGCAGGTTGGTCAGAGAACCTGTGGGTGAGACAAATGTTAACATGAGTCACATTGTCAAAGAATGACATTTCAAGATTTATACACACCACTTATTTGAACATATGAAACATTTTATCACAAAAGAATGTCTTGATATCTGATAAtactctcacctccctccctcatggAGCCCCAGCCAGTAATGTAGCACTCTGTGTTCTTCAGAAAGCTGTGTACAGGAGAGGGGAGGCAAACCAACTGGATTGTGTAGGACCTGGGTGCTGGGACAGCCATCTCCAGCAGGGCCACATCATAATCCATGTTGGTGCTGTTGAAGCCCGGGTGTAGTATGATCCTCTGGATGGGGATAACCAGAGCTCCCACCCCGGACCTCAGCACTGAACCCAGACTCACTGACCAGGCGACAGGGTTGGAGTTACTACGATGATGGGATGAGGACAATGAGCTGATGATTTAACTGACCGTTTCGGGAGGGAATAGATTTTGGAGTATGTGTAGAAGTGAATGTTCTATATACAGTTATTTATGAGGGgcactggagacagacagacatgcacaccTTTACCCTATTCTTAAAAATGGAAGGATATGTTATGGGGAATCTTATGTCCCTCCCTGTGTAAGTGAACAATTTATGAATGATTCCTCATGAAACCCAGACAAAACAAATCCATGATTTTGAGGATTATCATGAAATGTAATCCATAGAATAGTACTTTAGAGGAATGATTGTTGACTCATATTTGACATTTTTATCTAAAacataattgagaaataatttATAAAAGTTCATATATTTATGACATTTTAGCCTTACTCATGTCTTACCCAGACTCATtagtgtttcatctgtaggtgctacaaagcAAACATTGGTGTCATGTGCTTGCTCTGTAATATGAGTCGTATTTTGATTTCAATAACTTTTTTAAACATTAATTTATGAATATTGAAAAATATAAAGCTGAATATTGAAACGACAATTTATTTGGCAATTATTTATATTGTTGAAAGTAATATACTCTTCGGCAGagtcatcaactagattcagatgggttttttcttgagcggatggtcgggggccggaaacataattacaaatcatttgtagactgcaaattgactgcaagaatccCAAACATATATAATATTTGGCTAAAACAATAATTTCAagccttgcttacatttgtatacgatcacgtctctctattatgcgtgggaatacttgggaacagatttccaaaattaaaataaattggagttgatttcctggtgtttttagtattttatgtccaacaatgaaaaataaaaaaatgtattgtttttgcTTAAAAAACTAGGGGGGCCAAATTCGGTCCATGggctgccagttggggaaccctgctctacGGGCATTTCAAAATTGGGACCCCTGCTACTTTTAGAGTTATGATTGAATTTGTACGTGTTACCAAAAGAGTGAATGTGCAAATGGTTTCAAAATGGTCAccctctgctggtgatttgctGGATGTGCAATGGATAAAGTAAAAGAAAGTGCTGTGATTGGATACATTGCCGACTATGCCAATTTCTCTATATACTAAAATAGGCCATAACTTTAAAACTAGCAGAGATCCCGCTCTGGAACTTTGAAATGCTTGTAGAGTATATTATGTTCAAAATgtatagaaaaatgtatgtttatatttgtcaatattcataaatgaatggaaagaaaaaactgttttggaAATCTAAATACGACtcggagtcttaaaggaggcctgggtaaggccaAAATGTCATAAATATGCCAACTTTGATAAATAATTTCTATATTATCCTttagatacaaatgtcaaatatatgtcaacaatTTTTCTCCAAAGGACTAATCCTTGGATTACATTTCATGAAAATCCCCCAAATCATGGTCTTTTTTTGTCTGTGTTTCATGAGGAATCACTCTTCTACAGTATGTGACATTGTGAATGGTCTACAATATATGTTAGGCCCTGACAGAGAGTGATGTATTCTGTACCCTTTGAAGCAGTGGGCAGCAGTCAGGAGCCACTTAGAGTGTATGAGAGTGGCTCCACAGCGGTGTAAGCGTTGATACTGTAGGCTGCCAATCCATGGCCACTCCCCCCTCCGTGCTGTCAAGCCACCCACAATCCTCTGGGAGCCCACTGCCGGACGCATGccacagtctaaggagagagagagtacaggatgGTAACTTAGAACTTTAAAAGTCGTCAATGTTTTGAAGAGGGATTGTAAAATTGGGTCCATCTACATctgctacatacagtgccttcagagagtatacccttgacttattccacattttgtcattacagcctgaattcaaaattgaataaatgtttttttttctcacccatctacacacaaaacccataaagacaaagtgaaaacatgtttttagaaattttagcaaatttattgaaaatgaaatacagaaatatctaatttacataagtattcatacccctgagtcaatatttgttagaatcacctttggcagcaactacagctgtaagtctaagagctttgcacacctggattgtacaatatttgcacattattcttcaaacaattcttcaagctctgtcaagttggttgttgattattgctagacagccattttcaagtcttgtcatagatttttcaagctgatttaagtcaaaactgtaacttggccactcaggagcaTTGTCgacttggtaagcaactccagtgtatatttgtccttgtgttttaggttattgtcctgctgaaaggtgaatttgtctcccagtgtctgttggaaagcagactgagacagattttgcctgtgcttagctctattccatttatttttatcctaaaaaactccctagtccttgccgatgacaagcatacccataacatgatgaagccaacaatatgcttgaaaatatgaagagtggtactcaatgatgtgttgtgttggatttgcctcgagcataacgctttgtattcaggacatgaagttaattTATTTGCCACATTTTCTGCAGTTTCACTTTAGTGcgttatttacattttagtcatttagcagatgctcttatccagagtgacttacagttagtgcattcttCTTAatatagctaggtgagacaaccgcGTATCAGACATAGAAAGTACAACATTTTTAACTCAAAAGTAGCTATagtatcagcaaagtcagagctaagGAAGGTGTCAGGTGAGGCGGGgatgctgtgggattatttaagaaaCTCTTTGAAGCGGTAGGTTTAAGAGGTTTTTCGGATGATGGGCAGGAACGCTGGTGTCTTAGCTTCAGGGGAAAGCTGTAggagtgggagggccaagagacctgaggtggcagaaTAGAGTGCTcaggttggagtgtagggtttgagcatagcctgaaggtaaggAGGGGCAGTTTGTCTTGTTGCTTcgtaggcaagtaccatggtcttgtagtggatgcaagTTTCGGCTGGAAGACAGTGGAGTGGGTGGAGGAGTGGTGAGACAAGGGAGAACTttggaaggttgaacaccagtcGTGCTGCAGCATTCTCAATAATTTGCAGGGGTTTGATTGCACAAACGAGaacccagccaacagcgagttgcagtagtccagacgggtgattacaagtgcctggattaggacctgctcCGCTTCCTGTGTGTGGTCGGGTCATACTCCATGGATGTTGTAGAACATGAACCTGCAGgggcgagtcactgctttgatgtttgcagagaatgacagggtgttgtctAGGTTCACgtcaaggttctttgcactctgggaggagGACACTGGGGAGTTGTCAACTGTGCTGGAGAGGTCTTTGAGTGGGCAGGCCTCCCCCGAGAGGAAGAGCagcccaattcatcccaaaagtattcgatggagttgaggtcagggttctgtgcaggccagtcaagctcttccacacagatctcgacaaaccatttctgtatagacctcactttgtgcacagaggcattgtcatgctgaaacagttaAGGgcctccccaaactgttgccacaaagttggaagcacagaatcgtctagaatatcattatatgctgtagcgttaagatttcccttcaatgaaactaaggggcctaggccgaaccatgaaaaacagccccagattattattcctcctccaccaaactttacagttggcactatgcattcgggcaggtagcgttctcctggcatacgccaaacccagattcgtccatcggactgccagaatCACTCCAGAGTGAGTCCTATTGCGGTGTGAattacaccactctagccaatgcttggcattgcgcaaggtgaacttaggcttgtgtgcagctgctcagccatgataacccatttcaagaagctcccgacaaacattTACTGGGCTGAggctgcttccagaggcagtttggaactcggtagtgagtgttgcaagcgAGGAGAGACAATTATTACACAATACGCGCTTCAACACTTGGTGGTCCCATTTTGTGCGATTGTGTGTcttaccacttcacggctgagccgttgttgctcttagatgttgccacttcacaataacagcacttacagttggccagggcagctttagcagggcagtccacatagttttgtatatatagtgtattaagtTACACCGCGACCACCATGGCATTTCTCTTACAAAAATGAtttcactgtgacctgctgctgactgtcaggcagtgaggcaggctgttgctgagtgagtgagtggtgggaagggctggaggggtgtgtgtgttgagagagcacTGCAGTAGGCAACTTAGTCCACTATTGGCTGAGCCACTTGAGTGAGAGGAGCAAGAGCAGCACTCGCGCATGTCATGACAACTTTTTTACTAGTGTTAGGCAGGCTAtgcacactgaacaaaaatataaacgcaacatgtaaagtgctggttccatgtttcatgagctgaaataaaagataccagaaatgttTCATCCGCACAAGaagtgtatttctctcaaattatgtgcacatatttgtttacatccttgttagtgagcatttctcctttgccaagataatccatctacctgaacagcatgatcattacacaggtgcaccttgtgctggggacaataaaagaccactttaaaatgtgcagctttgtcacacaacacaatgccacagatgtctcaagttttgagggagcgtgcaattggcatgctgactgcaggaatgtccaccagaactgttgcgagaaaatgtaatgttcatttctctaccataagccgactccaacatagttttagagaatttgttagTACATCCAGCCGggttcacaaccgcagaccacgtgtatggtgttgtttgggcaagcggtttgctgatgtaaaTGTTGTGAACtttagtgccccatggtggcggtggtgttATGGACAAGCATAAGCTACAAACAATTTTAGAGATCCTGTGGCCCATTGTGAGGCACATTtctttaaaggtatctgtgaccaacagatgcacatctgtattcccagtcatgttttattcatagattagggcctaatgaatttatttcaattgactgatttcctcatctgaactgtaactcagtaaaaatctttgaaattgttgcatgttgcgttaacatttttttttttttttttcactatatttttgttcagtatagattgtGTGTCATTATGCAGACGCCTATTTTTTCCAACCCTTTCCCATAAAACATATTAACACGCTAGAACTGATGCacatcaaataaataaatgagcCAAAGCACTGGAAAATGACTTTGTGGGCACTAGAGCGCATTACATAACTTGACGCTGAGGTGGTTTAAACTCCATTCTAATGTCGACTTCTCTTAATGAAAACGGTATCAAGCGAAGTGTTTTACGCATGCTCATCAGTTCTTGGGTATCGGGGGCTGCGCGATTGGAAATCTGAAATGGAAGTTATGGAAATCCCACGCCTGGTTCTTTTAATGGGGAAAAGTCCTCAATGCAACTGACATTTGCCTCTGTTCGCCATCAATTCGCCTATTAATGTATATACCAGGCTAACATTTGATAAAATAAATGTGGAAATAACGATATTACTGGAGTCATTGCAAATCAATTTGTGCCAATTTTAGCCTTGTgttattatgcaattattaatGGCCATGTTTAATTAATTCAATCGGAAGTTATCAAAGCTCTATCGCAATTGCCGATCAGTTGTTAGAACGCATTATATTGACCGTAATGGTACACAGATTAGGCTACAAGTAAAACATATAGAAAATAAAAACACTAGCTGTTGTTGACAAGCATATTCAGTTCATATACATATTATTCATTTAATTCAGTGATTGAAATTATGACCCCATCCTCAGTAGCCTTTTCCAGCAGGCTGTTGGGAAACGCAAGCACTTCTTCCCTCGAAATCGCTTCCCTATTCATGTTGATTGAATTAGTCtcaaaattattataataataatgaatcTTTAGTCTTTCTGTTTTTCATAAATGTCAttcaattcacaagaggctgagAAAGCACACGAGGGAACCgaacagtgcccctctgtctcagtatgtgtagcataTCTATCTGTTGCTGTTTGGTGACATTGCTTCCACCATTAGCATTGAATACAAGGGAAGACATTTGGCCTACtttgataaaaaaaaagtatatatacatcaaataatagccaatcagcgttgagctaaactgagcaggctgaactgtgaatggtcctggtgcacCACAAAAAAAGTggcagtttggatttggcttcagaccaatcacaTTACAGGTCAAATGTCATTATTGACAGAAAAAAAACTTTTATTGTTGGATCTCGTTGTGTTGTcatcctccggtggctagctagctaaaatggtccctttcctaaattagtcatggatggagatagtgatttggacttgtggttttacttaattctccgtgcTGGCCCCTAACCTGAGAGGGTGGGAGTTCGACATCTAGCTAGATGTAgtatgctaatgttaactagatgGCCTGGCGTATAGTTGCCCATAAAAGGatgttaggctagcgagcaagtatttaagccaggtagcctaggacaacaaaaactaaaagtatgtactgtatgacagagtcatagactgtttaggcaacatgaaaggggaggatggcattggcgtttcacTACTAGTACTGTAgggtgagtcacacacacacacacacacacacacacacacacacacacacacacacacacacacacacacacacacacacacacacacacacacacacacagagagagagagacatcagtaccatggacagccacatcatatttagcgtacgttgattggactaaatcatTTTTGGTATCTAAGTAtcactaagcataggtgattagatgatgttgaaatggttcTGGAACAGTGGAGACAGCTCtagttttctttgcgacttgagGTAACTCTCCATGGTTCTATACAATAGTTGTTTTGTAGTACAAAACATGTTGGAAACATTACCTTGCTTGACATTGCTATAGGTCCTGTAACTGTTTCTTACATccaatatgttttgtggacttcaccggacagatgctgctctccggttttgtaataaaataaatgtatggttgaatttattctgccactgggtCGTcatattgtctcggccttaggcctatatgtcacgttgtcaaggcatatgaactaacaggttatagagaaaA from the Oncorhynchus kisutch isolate 150728-3 linkage group LG4, Okis_V2, whole genome shotgun sequence genome contains:
- the LOC109889203 gene encoding mitochondrial import inner membrane translocase subunit Tim13; the protein is MDGFGSDFSSGAGSGKMDTGTIMEQVKVQIAVANAQELLQRMTDKCFKKCIGKPGGTLDNSEQKCIAMCMDRYMDAWNTVSRAYNSRLQRERARI